The Desulfuromonas sp. nucleotide sequence TCCCCACGTCGATAAAAAGAGCCGTGAGCAGTTCGAGATGCGCACACATAAGCGCCTTCTCGATATTCTTGAGCCGACCCAGCAGACCGTGGACGCGCTTATGAAGCTCGACCTCTCGGCTGGTGTCGACGTCGAAATCAAGCTCTGAGACCTTTTCTAAAGTTAAGGGTACGTACGATGATAAAGGGAATCTTGGGTAAGAAGCTGGGCATGACCCAGGTCTTTGCCGTGGACGGCCGACGCACCCCGGTGACAGTCGTCGAGGCAGGTCCCTGCGTGGTGTTGCAGAAGAAGACGGTGGAGAGCGACGGTTACGAAGCACTCCAGATCGGTTTCGGGGCCAAGAAAACCCACCGGACCAACAAGCCGGAAATGGGCCATTTCAAAAAGGCCGGCAAGGGCGCATTCGCCTTTCTGCGTGAACTTAAAGGCGAGGACCTGGACCAGTACAAGGTCGGGGACGAGATTACCTGCGATCAGATGTTCGACGCCGGTGATATTGTCGATGTGACCGCTACGAGCAAGGGCAAGGGCTTTCAGGGGGTCATCAAGCGCTGGGGTTTCGCCGGCGGTCGATCCACTCACGG carries:
- the rplC gene encoding 50S ribosomal protein L3, giving the protein MIKGILGKKLGMTQVFAVDGRRTPVTVVEAGPCVVLQKKTVESDGYEALQIGFGAKKTHRTNKPEMGHFKKAGKGAFAFLRELKGEDLDQYKVGDEITCDQMFDAGDIVDVTATSKGKGFQGVIKRWGFAGGRSTHGSKFHRAPGAIGCSAWPARVFKGKKMAGQMGNERVTIQNLQVVEVRAEQNLILVKGAIPGPKNGMVMIRRGVKVAG